From Micromonospora echinospora, one genomic window encodes:
- a CDS encoding anthranilate synthase family protein, with product MTDLTALTAVVAAGGDPGPFALLRRADGDHLELFTGTVRPVGRLADIPLPDGGPGPRTLALVPYRQITERSFACVDDGAPLECLEITGEGRSTLTEALRALPDVPVVTTGAAFDLDDEEYAAIVERVLREEIGRGEGANFVVHRTLRARVQGPPLTAALAALRRLLVAERGAYWTFLVHTGTRILVGATPERHVSVDDGLVMMNPISGTFRYTGGIADRDALLRFLTDDKEVEELYMVLDEELKMMATVAEQGGQVVGPYLKEMTHLAHTEYLLAGRGTRDVREVLRETMFAPTVTGSPIENAARVIARHERTGRRYYAGVLALLGRDAGGRQTLDAPILIRTAEFTPDGELRVPVGATLVRHSTAAGEVAETHAKAAGVLAALGLRPDTPAPGPEPVTRLADDTDVRAALAARNDRLARFWLDQRAPAPVPPRLRALIVDGEDTFTGMLAHQLTALGLGVELRPWHRPGPVDGHDLVVVGPGPGDPRVDSDKMVAMRTTLRTLLDAGRPTLAVCLGHQLLCGLLGFRLHRRAAPYQGLQREVGLFGAVARVGFYSTFTALADTDRLDTAYGPVEVARDRADGAVHAVRGRCLAGVQFHPESVLSADGMTVLADLLGHLLPAPAHMSPRRG from the coding sequence ATGACCGACCTCACCGCGCTGACCGCCGTCGTGGCCGCCGGCGGCGACCCCGGCCCGTTCGCGTTGCTGCGCCGCGCGGACGGCGACCACCTGGAGCTGTTCACCGGCACGGTACGCCCGGTCGGGCGGCTCGCCGACATCCCGCTGCCCGACGGCGGCCCCGGCCCCCGCACGCTCGCCCTGGTGCCGTACCGGCAGATCACCGAGCGGAGCTTCGCCTGCGTCGACGACGGCGCCCCGCTGGAGTGCCTGGAGATCACCGGAGAGGGACGCAGCACCCTGACCGAGGCGCTGCGCGCCCTGCCGGACGTCCCGGTGGTCACCACCGGAGCCGCGTTCGACCTCGACGACGAGGAGTACGCCGCGATCGTCGAGCGGGTGCTGCGCGAGGAGATCGGACGCGGCGAGGGGGCGAACTTCGTCGTCCACCGCACCCTGCGGGCCCGGGTGCAGGGACCGCCCCTGACCGCCGCGCTGGCCGCGCTGCGCCGGCTGCTGGTGGCCGAACGGGGCGCCTACTGGACCTTCCTGGTGCACACCGGCACCCGGATCCTGGTCGGCGCCACCCCGGAACGGCACGTCAGCGTCGACGACGGGCTGGTGATGATGAACCCGATCAGCGGCACCTTCCGGTACACCGGCGGGATCGCCGACCGGGACGCGCTGCTGCGGTTCCTCACCGACGACAAGGAGGTCGAGGAGCTGTACATGGTGCTCGACGAGGAACTGAAGATGATGGCCACCGTCGCCGAGCAGGGCGGCCAGGTCGTCGGGCCGTACCTGAAGGAGATGACCCACCTCGCGCACACCGAGTACCTGCTCGCCGGCCGGGGCACCCGGGACGTCCGCGAGGTGCTGCGGGAGACGATGTTCGCCCCGACCGTCACCGGCAGCCCGATCGAGAACGCCGCCCGGGTCATCGCCCGGCACGAACGCACCGGCCGCCGCTACTACGCCGGGGTGCTGGCGCTGCTCGGCCGGGACGCCGGGGGGCGGCAGACGCTGGACGCGCCGATCCTCATCCGGACCGCCGAGTTCACCCCGGACGGCGAGCTGCGGGTGCCGGTCGGGGCGACGCTGGTGCGCCACTCCACGGCCGCCGGTGAGGTGGCCGAGACGCACGCGAAGGCCGCCGGGGTGCTCGCCGCGCTCGGTCTGCGCCCGGACACCCCCGCCCCGGGCCCGGAGCCGGTGACCCGCCTCGCCGACGACACCGACGTCCGCGCCGCGCTGGCCGCCCGCAACGACCGGCTGGCCCGCTTCTGGCTCGACCAGCGCGCCCCGGCCCCCGTCCCGCCCCGCCTGCGGGCGTTGATCGTCGACGGGGAGGACACCTTCACCGGCATGCTCGCCCACCAGCTCACCGCCCTCGGGCTCGGCGTCGAGCTGCGTCCGTGGCACCGGCCCGGCCCGGTCGACGGCCACGACCTGGTGGTGGTCGGGCCCGGCCCCGGTGACCCGCGGGTCGACAGCGACAAGATGGTGGCGATGCGGACCACGCTGCGCACCCTGCTGGACGCCGGCCGGCCGACCCTGGCGGTCTGCCTGGGCCACCAGCTCCTGTGTGGCCTGCTGGGGTTCCGGCTGCACCGGCGCGCGGCCCCCTACCAGGGCCTCCAACGGGAGGTGGGCTTGTTCGGCGCCGTCGCGCGGGTGGGCTTCTACTCGACGTTCACCGCGCTGGCCGACACCGACCGGCTGGACACCGCGTACGGGCCGGTGGAGGTGGCCCGGGACAGGGCGGACGGGGCCGTCCACGCGGTACGCGGCCGGTGTCTGGCCGGGGTGCAGTTCCACCCGGAGTCGGTGCTCAGCGCCGACGGCATGACGGTGCTGGCCGACCTGCTCGGTCATCTGCTGCCGGCGCCGGCGCATATGTCGCCGCGCCGGGGGTAG
- the wrbA gene encoding NAD(P)H:quinone oxidoreductase, which translates to MDGQVKVAVIYYSATGITYQMAQAACEAAGEAGAEVRLRKVRELAPEEAIRSNSGWHAHHLETQDVPEAQLDDLSWADVVIFGSPTRYGMVAAQLKQFIDTSGPLWAQGALADKVYTGFCTTATAHGGQEATLLSLYTTFYHWGGIVVTPGYTDPSQFVSGNPYGASHTSNNGEVAPDHVALAATALTAKRAVQIATRLRQGTAG; encoded by the coding sequence ATGGACGGTCAGGTCAAGGTCGCGGTGATCTACTACAGCGCGACGGGCATCACCTACCAGATGGCGCAGGCGGCGTGCGAGGCCGCCGGTGAGGCCGGTGCCGAGGTGCGGCTGCGCAAGGTGCGCGAGCTGGCGCCCGAGGAGGCGATCCGGTCGAACTCCGGCTGGCACGCCCACCACCTGGAAACCCAGGACGTGCCCGAGGCGCAGCTCGACGACCTCTCCTGGGCCGACGTGGTGATCTTCGGCTCGCCCACTCGGTACGGCATGGTCGCCGCGCAGCTCAAGCAGTTCATCGACACCAGCGGGCCGCTCTGGGCGCAGGGCGCGCTGGCCGACAAGGTCTACACCGGTTTCTGCACCACGGCGACCGCGCACGGCGGCCAGGAGGCGACGCTGCTGTCGCTGTACACCACCTTCTACCACTGGGGTGGGATCGTGGTGACCCCCGGCTACACCGACCCCAGCCAGTTCGTCTCCGGGAACCCCTACGGCGCCTCCCACACCAGCAACAACGGCGAGGTCGCCCCGGACCACGTCGCGCTGGCGGCCACGGCGCTCACCGCGAAGCGCGCGGTGCAGATCGCCACCCGGCTACGGCAGGGCACGGCGGGCTGA
- a CDS encoding GNAT family N-acetyltransferase translates to MLDAVLIRDATIGDWPRIWPFLREIVAAGETYTWPRDVTEEQARPLWMPPPPARTVVAVDPDGTVLGSAKLLPNQGGPGAHVANASFMVAPFAAGRGVGRALGTHVLDLARAEGYRGMQFNAVVSTNTRAVGLWRSLGFEVVGRIPEGFRLPDDRYVDLLVMYQRL, encoded by the coding sequence ATGCTCGACGCCGTGCTGATCAGGGACGCCACCATCGGCGACTGGCCGCGGATCTGGCCCTTCCTGCGGGAGATCGTCGCGGCCGGGGAGACGTACACCTGGCCCCGCGACGTGACCGAGGAGCAGGCCCGCCCGCTCTGGATGCCGCCACCACCCGCCCGGACGGTCGTCGCGGTCGACCCGGACGGCACGGTGCTCGGCTCGGCCAAGCTCCTGCCGAACCAGGGCGGGCCGGGGGCGCACGTGGCCAACGCCAGTTTCATGGTCGCGCCGTTCGCCGCCGGTCGGGGCGTCGGCCGGGCCCTCGGCACGCACGTGCTCGACCTGGCCCGCGCCGAGGGCTACCGGGGCATGCAGTTCAACGCGGTGGTGTCGACCAACACCCGGGCCGTCGGGCTGTGGCGGTCGCTCGGTTTCGAGGTGGTCGGCCGGATACCGGAGGGCTTCCGGCTTCCCGACGACCGCTACGTCGACCTTCTGGTGATGTACCAGCGGCTCTAG
- a CDS encoding YsnF/AvaK domain-containing protein: MNLTEQQIRSLYGQDVQDRSGARIGSVGQVWADAAGEPTWVSVKTGVMGHHESMAPLTTARMEEGRLSVPYDKATVKSAPTVDTGTDQPLGADQIAQLYAHYSMGQPTPKPKPPPRPQGRRQRQDQQELVRSEERLRVGTESEPAGSARLHKYVVTEDVHTTVPVEHDEVRVERMPVTSTDRDVRPDIGEAERELTLRREHPVTRKDQVPVERVRLARDEVVEDQPIDEQVRRERIDADVPEPARRRA, translated from the coding sequence ATGAATCTCACCGAACAGCAGATCCGCTCGCTGTACGGCCAGGACGTCCAGGACCGGTCGGGCGCCCGGATCGGCAGCGTGGGCCAGGTGTGGGCCGACGCCGCCGGGGAGCCCACCTGGGTCAGCGTGAAGACGGGTGTCATGGGGCATCACGAGTCGATGGCCCCGCTCACCACGGCCCGGATGGAGGAGGGCCGCCTCTCCGTGCCGTACGACAAGGCGACCGTCAAGAGCGCGCCGACGGTCGACACCGGCACGGACCAGCCGTTGGGCGCGGACCAGATCGCCCAGCTCTACGCGCACTACAGCATGGGCCAGCCGACTCCCAAGCCGAAGCCTCCGCCCCGGCCGCAGGGGCGCCGCCAGCGGCAGGACCAGCAGGAGCTCGTCCGCTCCGAGGAGCGGCTGCGGGTCGGCACGGAGAGCGAGCCGGCGGGCAGCGCCCGACTGCACAAGTACGTCGTCACCGAGGACGTGCACACCACCGTCCCGGTCGAGCACGACGAGGTGCGGGTGGAACGTATGCCGGTCACCTCGACCGACCGGGACGTGCGCCCGGACATCGGCGAGGCGGAGCGGGAGCTGACGCTGCGGCGTGAGCACCCGGTGACACGCAAGGACCAGGTCCCGGTCGAGCGGGTCCGGCTGGCCCGGGACGAGGTCGTCGAGGACCAGCCGATCGACGAGCAGGTACGCCGGGAGCGAATCGACGCCGACGTCCCGGAACCGGCCCGCCGACGCGCCTGA
- a CDS encoding FGGY family carbohydrate kinase — MNILALDLGTSSVRGLVLDERTAPLPGALARRKMRLAVGDDGEGTLDAPGYLACLIECLDELQAAGHLRDVGLVAISAQWHSVLPLDAAGEPLGPVLTWLDTRPEPPGDRSGPADADAFHQRTGTWWHRCYWTARLPWLRARTPAARFVGLAEYVLGALLGEVPMSVSQASGTGLLDLCRLVWDAEACELAGVRSGELPALAPAGWRGRLLPEFARRWPGLDGAAWSAPIGDGAASNVGSGCVDPRRAAVTVGTSAAVRLVQRVPAGAPLPPLPERLWRYRVDHDHVVTGAAYSSGGNLFAWANRELRLPEGAELAAALDRLPPGGGVPADPRFGGDRPPGLAPAGTGTLRGLTFSTTAVEILAGLMTGVCAQVARDLAEIESTVPDPVEVVLGGGAVTASAWWRRAFAAALAPRPVGHQPNPEIGATGAALVALGRLADPADPTVIGRTDDRRSPGPAGGLRP; from the coding sequence ATGAACATTCTCGCTCTGGACCTGGGCACCTCGTCGGTGCGTGGGCTCGTGCTCGACGAGCGGACCGCCCCGCTGCCCGGCGCGCTGGCCCGACGCAAGATGCGGCTGGCGGTCGGCGACGACGGCGAGGGCACGCTGGACGCCCCCGGCTACCTGGCCTGCCTGATCGAGTGCCTGGACGAGTTGCAGGCCGCCGGGCACCTGCGCGACGTCGGCCTGGTCGCGATCTCCGCGCAGTGGCACTCGGTGCTGCCGCTGGACGCCGCCGGTGAGCCGCTCGGGCCGGTGCTCACCTGGCTGGACACCCGCCCGGAGCCGCCCGGTGACCGGTCGGGGCCGGCCGACGCCGACGCCTTCCACCAGCGCACCGGCACCTGGTGGCACCGCTGCTACTGGACGGCCCGCCTGCCCTGGCTGCGGGCCCGGACGCCGGCGGCCCGGTTCGTCGGGCTGGCCGAGTACGTCCTCGGCGCGCTGCTCGGGGAGGTGCCGATGTCCGTGTCGCAGGCGTCCGGCACGGGCCTGCTCGACCTGTGTCGTCTCGTCTGGGACGCCGAGGCGTGCGAGCTGGCCGGCGTCCGGTCCGGGGAGCTGCCTGCGCTCGCCCCGGCCGGTTGGCGGGGGCGGCTGTTGCCGGAGTTCGCCCGGCGTTGGCCGGGGCTGGACGGGGCGGCGTGGAGCGCGCCGATCGGCGACGGCGCGGCGTCCAACGTCGGGTCCGGCTGTGTCGACCCACGACGGGCCGCGGTCACGGTCGGGACGTCCGCGGCGGTGCGGCTGGTCCAGCGGGTCCCGGCGGGCGCGCCGCTGCCGCCCCTGCCGGAACGGCTGTGGCGGTACCGGGTCGACCACGACCATGTGGTGACTGGGGCCGCGTACTCCTCCGGTGGCAACCTGTTCGCCTGGGCGAACCGGGAGCTGCGCCTGCCGGAGGGCGCGGAGCTGGCCGCCGCGCTGGACCGGCTGCCGCCGGGCGGCGGCGTGCCGGCCGACCCCCGGTTCGGCGGTGACCGGCCGCCCGGCCTCGCCCCGGCCGGCACCGGGACGCTGCGCGGGCTGACCTTCTCCACCACGGCGGTGGAGATCCTGGCCGGACTGATGACCGGGGTCTGCGCCCAGGTCGCCCGGGACCTCGCCGAGATCGAGTCCACTGTGCCCGATCCGGTGGAGGTGGTGCTCGGTGGGGGAGCGGTGACCGCGTCGGCCTGGTGGCGGCGGGCCTTCGCCGCCGCGCTCGCCCCCCGTCCGGTGGGGCACCAACCGAACCCGGAGATCGGTGCGACGGGCGCTGCCCTGGTCGCCCTCGGCCGGTTGGCGGATCCGGCCGACCCGACGGTCATCGGCCGGACGGATGATCGGCGGTCACCGGGGCCGGCAGGAGGATTACGTCCCTGA
- a CDS encoding DUF4190 domain-containing protein, with amino-acid sequence MTTSKRPVRAGTAPPDQPVRGGPTEAKTSAAATFALVFGVAALISVLTAILASVGLVLGIIGIVLGVVGLRMATRPGVTGRGVAIGGLVLSILAVVLGLALAAGVSTFINNEGAVDRLERQVSDLRDKLPR; translated from the coding sequence ATGACGACCTCCAAGCGTCCCGTCCGGGCCGGCACCGCGCCGCCCGACCAACCGGTACGTGGCGGCCCGACGGAGGCCAAGACCAGCGCCGCAGCGACGTTCGCCCTGGTCTTCGGCGTCGCCGCCCTGATCAGTGTGTTGACCGCGATCCTCGCCTCGGTCGGCCTGGTGCTCGGCATCATCGGCATCGTGCTCGGCGTGGTCGGGTTGCGGATGGCCACCCGACCCGGGGTGACCGGGCGCGGTGTCGCCATCGGCGGCCTGGTGCTGAGCATCCTGGCGGTAGTGCTCGGACTGGCGTTGGCCGCCGGGGTCAGCACCTTCATCAACAACGAGGGGGCGGTCGACCGGCTGGAACGGCAGGTGTCGGACCTGCGGGACAAGCTGCCCCGCTGA
- a CDS encoding nitrate- and nitrite sensing domain-containing protein, producing the protein MGTGPHPVESTVSNHRRRRLDVRVVPHRRRSPFRLRDWRMRTKLAAVLLIPSVAFLVLAGVQTRGLVGQAGVLNGFAEQVTIGREITDMTHQLQQERDRTAGELAGMRVTGAESVRSDPVATLKPLQAATDASMQRLRRAAEPLADSDAAWRVTYSEVLEAYEQVVYIRSAIAPGVLSSETILGNYHRLIDELLNLLAEPSPGPDAPALSDAVLRYVQLARVKELSSRIRAQLYVAGRAGRYGAEDQVFLTDLRAQQLTALGAFRVAATADQIRRYDETSLDPAFVSATRLEEQSLPVGGADPAVLPATQWWAASEQRHELLRQVEAGVLEDAATQADEARGAQLRHTLLVLGGIAAVLLVALLISMLIGRSIARSMRLLRGQALRIAQLELPEALERLRAVSGGVPEIEVAPAVVRSLDEIGELAEAFVAVHRSAVSVAMEQATMRRNVNAMFVNLARRSQVLVERQLELLDELEREESDPDQLDNLFKLDHLAARMRRNDESLLVLSGSETRRRWNWPVGLGSVLLAAGAEIEQYQRVRHESVADLYVVGHVVGELVHLLAELLENATAFSRPDTVVQVTVRAVAGGAVVEIADEGLGMSPSALAETNRLLASPPPADVAASERMGLFVVGHLAARHDIDVRLCERLPEGLVARVMLPAVLLASAPERDVHATASRRMLTAAVAGAVGAAPVARRAGASTGTAGPGRGDAGRVGLPVAGRRPDQPAGPRPVPTRAEDVLAPQNGSAASQPSTWWSRKGPPATTSEVGTPAPPATPVTGGVNARGLPVRVPMAQLAAVTRPAQPAAPPPRHDPDPEAVGGMLSRLYSGVRRAEAEDDTREITMPDDTREIPVRPAGVRSEGEQH; encoded by the coding sequence GTGGGGACGGGTCCGCACCCGGTGGAGAGCACGGTGTCGAACCACCGCCGCCGCCGACTCGACGTCCGGGTGGTGCCGCACCGGCGTCGATCCCCGTTCCGCCTGCGGGACTGGCGGATGCGGACCAAGCTCGCCGCCGTGCTGCTCATCCCCTCGGTGGCGTTCCTCGTGCTGGCCGGGGTGCAGACCCGGGGCCTGGTCGGCCAGGCCGGGGTGCTCAACGGCTTCGCCGAGCAGGTGACCATCGGTCGGGAGATCACCGACATGACGCACCAGCTCCAGCAGGAACGGGACCGTACCGCCGGTGAGCTGGCGGGGATGCGGGTGACCGGGGCGGAGTCGGTGCGCAGCGACCCGGTGGCGACGCTGAAGCCGTTGCAGGCCGCGACGGACGCGTCGATGCAGCGGCTCCGGCGGGCCGCCGAACCGCTGGCGGACTCCGACGCGGCGTGGCGGGTGACGTACTCGGAGGTTCTGGAGGCCTACGAACAGGTCGTCTACATCCGTTCGGCGATCGCCCCGGGCGTGCTCAGCAGCGAGACGATCCTGGGCAACTACCACCGGCTCATCGACGAGCTGCTCAACCTGCTGGCCGAGCCGTCACCGGGGCCGGACGCGCCCGCGCTCAGCGACGCGGTGCTGCGCTACGTGCAGCTGGCCCGGGTCAAGGAGCTCTCCTCCCGGATCCGGGCGCAGCTCTACGTCGCCGGTCGCGCCGGCCGCTACGGCGCGGAGGACCAGGTCTTCCTGACCGACCTGCGGGCCCAGCAGCTCACCGCGCTGGGCGCTTTCCGGGTGGCGGCGACCGCCGACCAGATCCGCCGGTACGACGAGACCTCGCTGGACCCGGCGTTCGTGTCGGCGACGCGGCTGGAGGAGCAGAGCCTGCCGGTGGGCGGCGCCGACCCGGCCGTCCTGCCGGCGACCCAGTGGTGGGCGGCCAGCGAACAGCGCCACGAGCTGTTGCGGCAGGTCGAGGCGGGGGTGCTGGAGGACGCGGCGACCCAGGCCGACGAGGCGCGCGGCGCGCAGCTGCGGCACACCCTGCTGGTGCTCGGTGGGATCGCTGCGGTGCTGCTGGTGGCGTTGCTGATCTCGATGCTGATCGGCCGGTCGATCGCCCGGTCCATGCGGCTGCTGCGGGGGCAGGCGCTGCGGATCGCCCAGCTCGAACTTCCCGAGGCGCTGGAACGGCTGCGGGCGGTCAGCGGTGGGGTCCCCGAGATCGAGGTGGCCCCGGCGGTGGTCCGCTCGCTGGACGAGATCGGCGAGCTGGCCGAGGCGTTCGTCGCGGTGCACCGGAGCGCGGTCAGCGTCGCGATGGAGCAGGCGACGATGCGTCGCAACGTCAACGCCATGTTCGTCAACCTGGCCCGACGCAGCCAGGTCCTGGTCGAGCGGCAGTTGGAGCTGCTGGACGAGCTGGAACGGGAGGAGAGCGACCCGGACCAGTTGGACAACCTGTTCAAGCTGGACCATCTGGCCGCGCGGATGCGCCGTAACGACGAGAGCCTGCTGGTGCTCTCCGGTTCGGAGACGCGTCGCCGGTGGAACTGGCCGGTCGGGCTGGGATCGGTGCTGCTCGCCGCCGGTGCCGAGATCGAGCAGTACCAGCGGGTGCGGCACGAGTCCGTGGCCGACCTGTACGTCGTCGGGCACGTGGTGGGGGAGCTGGTGCACCTGCTGGCCGAGCTGCTGGAGAACGCCACCGCGTTCTCCCGGCCGGACACCGTGGTGCAGGTGACCGTCCGCGCGGTGGCCGGCGGCGCGGTCGTCGAGATCGCCGACGAGGGGCTGGGCATGAGCCCGTCGGCGCTGGCGGAGACGAACCGGCTGCTGGCCAGTCCGCCGCCGGCCGACGTGGCGGCCTCCGAGCGGATGGGGCTGTTCGTGGTCGGGCACCTGGCGGCCCGGCACGACATCGATGTTCGGCTCTGCGAACGTCTGCCGGAGGGACTGGTCGCCCGGGTGATGCTCCCGGCGGTGTTGTTGGCGTCGGCTCCGGAGCGGGACGTGCACGCCACGGCGTCTCGACGGATGCTGACCGCCGCGGTGGCCGGCGCGGTGGGCGCGGCCCCGGTGGCCCGACGGGCCGGTGCGAGCACGGGTACGGCCGGGCCGGGCCGGGGCGACGCTGGCCGGGTCGGGTTGCCGGTCGCCGGCCGGCGACCGGACCAGCCGGCCGGACCGCGACCGGTGCCGACGCGGGCCGAGGACGTCCTCGCCCCGCAGAACGGCTCGGCGGCGTCGCAGCCGAGCACCTGGTGGTCGCGGAAGGGGCCGCCGGCCACCACCTCGGAGGTGGGGACACCCGCGCCTCCGGCGACTCCGGTGACCGGCGGGGTCAACGCGCGCGGTCTACCGGTGCGGGTGCCGATGGCGCAACTCGCCGCGGTGACCCGACCGGCGCAGCCGGCCGCGCCGCCGCCGCGCCACGACCCGGACCCGGAGGCGGTCGGCGGCATGCTGTCCCGGCTCTACAGCGGGGTGCGCCGGGCCGAGGCCGAGGACGACACCAGGGAGATCACCATGCCGGACGACACACGGGAGATCCCGGTGCGCCCGGCCGGCGTACGCAGCGAAGGGGAGCAACATTGA
- a CDS encoding ABC transporter ATP-binding protein — protein MAEIVLDKVSKKFPDGTVAVSDVDLEIADGEFVILVGPSGCGKSTTLNMIAGLEDISSGELRIAGQRVNDKAPRDRDIAMVFQSYALYPNMTVRENMAFPLRLAKLDKRTIDQKVEEAAKVLELTALLDRKPANLSGGQRQRVAMGRAIVRQPKAFLMDEPLSNLDAKLRVQMRTVVSRLQKQLATTTVYVTHDQTEAMTLGDRVVIMRGGAIQQVGPPQELYDHPRNLFVAGFIGSPSMNFLHAAVEEGRLRTALGDVPLGDRMRRELEGADAPRELILGIRPEHFEDAELVDDDTRQRGMEFEAPVDIVESMGSDKYVYFTVEGERASAAELEELAADTGADFAGAGSSLVTRLSAESTVTEGEDRRVWFNLEKIHLFDPTNGRNLTLHEGRSAGALGG, from the coding sequence GTGGCTGAGATCGTGCTCGACAAGGTCAGCAAGAAGTTCCCGGACGGCACCGTGGCCGTCTCCGACGTCGACCTGGAGATCGCCGACGGTGAGTTCGTGATCCTGGTCGGTCCCTCCGGCTGTGGGAAGTCCACCACGCTCAACATGATCGCCGGGCTGGAGGACATCAGCTCCGGTGAGCTGCGCATCGCCGGCCAGCGGGTGAACGACAAGGCCCCCCGGGACCGGGACATCGCGATGGTGTTCCAGTCGTACGCGCTGTACCCGAACATGACCGTCCGGGAGAACATGGCCTTCCCGCTGCGGCTGGCGAAGCTGGACAAGCGGACCATCGACCAGAAGGTCGAGGAGGCGGCGAAGGTCCTGGAGCTGACCGCGCTGCTGGACCGCAAGCCGGCCAACCTCTCCGGCGGCCAGCGGCAGCGGGTGGCGATGGGCCGGGCCATCGTCCGGCAGCCGAAGGCGTTCCTGATGGACGAGCCGCTGTCCAACCTGGACGCCAAGCTGCGGGTGCAGATGCGCACCGTGGTCTCCCGGTTGCAGAAGCAGCTCGCCACCACCACCGTCTACGTTACCCACGACCAGACCGAGGCGATGACCCTCGGGGACCGCGTGGTGATCATGCGCGGCGGGGCGATCCAGCAGGTGGGGCCGCCGCAGGAGCTCTACGACCACCCCCGCAACCTCTTCGTCGCCGGGTTCATCGGCTCGCCGTCGATGAACTTCCTGCACGCGGCGGTGGAGGAGGGCAGGCTGCGGACCGCGCTGGGTGACGTGCCGCTCGGCGACCGGATGCGGCGGGAACTGGAGGGCGCCGACGCTCCCCGGGAACTGATCCTCGGCATCCGGCCGGAGCACTTCGAGGACGCCGAACTCGTCGACGACGACACCCGTCAGCGGGGCATGGAGTTCGAGGCGCCGGTCGACATCGTCGAGTCGATGGGCTCGGACAAGTACGTCTACTTCACTGTCGAGGGGGAACGGGCCAGCGCGGCCGAGCTGGAGGAGCTGGCCGCCGACACCGGCGCGGACTTCGCGGGCGCCGGCTCCAGCCTGGTGACCCGGCTGTCGGCCGAGTCGACGGTGACCGAGGGCGAGGACCGGCGGGTCTGGTTCAACCTGGAGAAGATCCACCTCTTCGACCCGACGAACGGGCGCAACCTCACCCTGCACGAGGGCCGCTCGGCCGGCGCGCTCGGCGGCTGA
- a CDS encoding O-antigen ligase family protein, translated as MTAPRPTPPLGARPPVGPAADPSSRPGLPVWPLYLMFGLALVWWLLGGLYLLWAPLAVVLAAVLLVHGRVRLPTGSALWILLVALMALSFLRLGGNGLVGYVLRFGFVVAAFIVYLYVYNAARSGVSWQALFHPFCLFWLTVVALGWLAVIAPKLSLTTPVEMLLPRSISGERMVQALTHIKATEHNPLSRNPYYRTAAPYPYTNNWGTGFAVMVPCVLAYITSFRRGLMRTALIVSLPLALVPAFLTLNRGMFVGVGIGLCYVGVRALLRGDVRIIASIGAVAVLAALVTFFVPVGDLISNRVENTDSTTDRLDIYRRTLAAVAESPLLGYGAPQFVDTIKVAEPLGTQGQIWLIMYSHGVPAFLALVLFFLVVARRLATAVTPGGVWLSAVPVVALGVTPFYGYTDINLSVMFFAIGLAMAAVDGPVNRPTLWPTRT; from the coding sequence GTGACCGCTCCCCGCCCGACGCCGCCACTCGGGGCTCGGCCCCCGGTCGGCCCCGCCGCCGACCCGTCCAGCCGCCCCGGCCTGCCGGTCTGGCCGCTGTACCTGATGTTCGGGTTGGCGCTGGTCTGGTGGCTGCTCGGGGGGCTCTACCTGCTCTGGGCGCCGCTGGCGGTGGTGCTGGCGGCGGTCCTGCTGGTCCACGGCCGGGTGCGTCTGCCCACCGGGTCCGCGCTCTGGATCCTGCTGGTGGCGCTCATGGCGCTCAGTTTCCTCCGGCTCGGCGGCAACGGTCTGGTCGGGTACGTCCTGCGGTTCGGGTTCGTCGTGGCGGCGTTCATCGTCTACCTCTACGTGTACAACGCCGCGCGCAGCGGGGTGTCGTGGCAGGCGTTGTTCCACCCGTTCTGCCTGTTCTGGCTGACGGTGGTGGCCCTGGGGTGGCTCGCGGTGATCGCCCCGAAGCTCTCCCTGACCACCCCGGTCGAGATGCTGCTGCCCCGGAGCATCTCCGGGGAGCGGATGGTCCAGGCTCTGACCCACATCAAGGCGACCGAGCACAATCCGCTGAGTCGTAACCCGTACTACCGGACGGCCGCGCCGTACCCGTACACCAACAACTGGGGCACCGGGTTCGCGGTGATGGTGCCCTGCGTGCTGGCGTACATCACGTCGTTCCGGCGTGGTCTGATGCGGACGGCGCTGATCGTGTCGCTGCCGTTGGCGCTGGTGCCGGCCTTCCTCACCCTGAACCGGGGCATGTTCGTGGGGGTCGGCATCGGCCTGTGCTACGTCGGTGTGCGCGCGTTGCTCCGGGGCGACGTGCGCATCATCGCCTCGATCGGAGCGGTGGCGGTCCTGGCCGCCCTGGTGACGTTCTTCGTGCCGGTCGGCGACCTGATCAGCAACCGGGTGGAGAACACCGACTCGACCACCGACCGGTTGGACATCTACCGCCGGACGCTCGCCGCCGTCGCGGAGTCACCGCTGCTGGGTTACGGCGCCCCGCAGTTCGTGGACACCATCAAGGTGGCGGAACCGCTGGGGACGCAGGGCCAGATCTGGCTGATCATGTACAGCCACGGCGTCCCGGCGTTCCTCGCGCTGGTGCTGTTCTTTCTCGTCGTGGCCCGGCGGCTGGCCACCGCCGTGACGCCCGGGGGTGTCTGGCTCAGCGCCGTGCCCGTGGTGGCGCTGGGGGTGACCCCGTTCTACGGCTACACCGACATCAACCTGTCGGTGATGTTCTTCGCCATCGGCCTGGCGATGGCGGCCGTCGACGGCCCGGTCAACCGCCCCACGCTCTGGCCGACCCGCACCTGA